A single Candidatus Polarisedimenticolaceae bacterium DNA region contains:
- a CDS encoding methyltransferase domain-containing protein has protein sequence MSPFVFDELALQQLEVMYRSRDAGRRRSLAREALGARAGDRVLDVGCGPGFLSAELLAEVGPSGAVVGIDASAPMLAAAARRCEALGHASFHAGDATRLPVDDASFDRVICVQVLEFVPDVPAALREFHRALRPGGRVLVWDIDWSTLSWHSAEPERMRRMLQAWDRHLAHPALPRTLTTALRDAGFTDVRAEGHAFTTNVLDSETYGGLSLGIVERYLMGLDDLDREETKSWADEQRDLGRRGEYYYSVTQVCFTATRPATSE, from the coding sequence ATGAGTCCCTTCGTCTTCGACGAGCTCGCGCTCCAGCAGCTCGAGGTCATGTACCGGTCGCGCGACGCGGGCCGCCGGCGCAGCCTGGCCCGTGAGGCGCTCGGCGCTCGCGCCGGCGATCGCGTCCTCGACGTCGGGTGCGGGCCCGGTTTCCTCTCGGCGGAGCTCCTCGCGGAGGTCGGTCCGTCGGGTGCGGTCGTCGGGATCGATGCCAGCGCACCGATGCTCGCGGCGGCGGCTCGACGCTGCGAGGCGCTCGGCCACGCGTCCTTCCATGCGGGCGATGCGACGCGGCTTCCCGTGGACGATGCGAGCTTCGATCGCGTGATCTGCGTTCAGGTGCTCGAGTTCGTCCCCGACGTCCCCGCGGCGCTTCGAGAGTTCCACCGTGCTCTACGTCCCGGCGGTCGCGTGCTCGTCTGGGACATCGACTGGTCGACGCTGTCGTGGCATTCGGCGGAGCCGGAGCGGATGCGGCGCATGCTCCAGGCGTGGGACCGGCATCTCGCCCACCCGGCGCTACCGCGCACGCTCACCACGGCACTTCGCGACGCGGGCTTCACCGACGTCCGGGCCGAAGGGCACGCCTTCACGACGAACGTCCTCGATTCCGAGACCTACGGCGGCCTTTCGCTCGGAATCGTCGAGCGCTACCTCATGGGTCTCGACGATCTCGACCGCGAGGAGACCAAGTCGTGGGCCGACGAGCAGCGCGATCTCGGTCGGCGCGGCGAGTACTACTACTCCGTCACGCAGGTGTGCTTCACCGCGACCCGTCCCGCGACTTCCGAGTGA
- a CDS encoding serine hydrolase domain-containing protein, producing MAAFLLLSLVACAPSGDATSAKHSAELHVHTDPDLARRLDSWRAEAGVPGLGAAILRGDDLAVAVAGARRIDQQEPLVTTDAFHLGSDTKAITASVVARLVDRGVLRWNETLSEAMPDIADMDAAYKPVTLDMLMRHVAGLPQNGAFTPEFTAGFDDEHWPLAKQRAWMAQRFLSRPPAFPPGTKFAYSNYGYLILGHVVERATGAEWEELVRREVFDPLGMAGCGFGPTATDVAPANSWAHDMKDGRYVPTGEDNPPLIGPAGTVHCTLESWARFARAHAFPDDGGWISAASMAHLHEGHPFEGVSSGKNIALGWGVTRTDPPRLTHTGSNGYNAADIVVIPARHAAVLVVVNAGDDRALALSGKVRDALVQELLAENKHG from the coding sequence ATGGCCGCATTCCTGCTGCTCTCGCTCGTCGCCTGCGCGCCTTCGGGCGACGCGACGTCCGCGAAGCACTCCGCCGAGCTTCACGTCCACACCGATCCGGATCTCGCGCGGCGCCTCGACTCTTGGCGCGCGGAAGCCGGGGTGCCGGGCCTCGGGGCGGCGATCCTGCGCGGCGACGACCTCGCGGTGGCGGTGGCGGGTGCGCGGCGGATCGATCAACAGGAGCCACTCGTCACGACCGACGCGTTCCACCTCGGGTCGGACACGAAGGCGATCACCGCGTCGGTGGTCGCGCGCCTCGTCGATCGCGGCGTCCTGCGATGGAACGAGACGCTGAGCGAAGCGATGCCGGACATCGCCGACATGGATGCGGCGTACAAGCCGGTCACGCTGGACATGCTCATGCGCCACGTCGCCGGGCTCCCGCAGAACGGAGCGTTCACGCCCGAGTTCACGGCGGGGTTCGACGACGAGCACTGGCCCCTCGCCAAGCAGCGGGCGTGGATGGCGCAACGCTTCCTCTCGCGGCCGCCCGCATTTCCGCCGGGGACGAAGTTCGCGTACTCCAACTACGGCTACCTGATCCTCGGACACGTCGTCGAGCGCGCCACGGGCGCCGAGTGGGAAGAGCTGGTGCGCCGCGAGGTCTTCGATCCGCTCGGGATGGCGGGGTGCGGGTTCGGCCCGACGGCGACCGACGTCGCGCCCGCGAACAGCTGGGCGCACGACATGAAGGATGGACGTTACGTCCCCACGGGAGAGGACAACCCGCCGCTGATCGGGCCGGCGGGCACGGTGCACTGCACGCTGGAATCGTGGGCGCGCTTCGCTCGCGCGCACGCGTTTCCCGACGACGGCGGCTGGATCAGCGCCGCATCGATGGCGCACCTGCACGAAGGGCACCCATTCGAGGGTGTCAGCTCGGGGAAGAACATCGCGCTCGGTTGGGGCGTGACGCGCACCGATCCGCCGCGGCTCACGCACACGGGGAGCAACGGCTACAACGCGGCCGACATCGTCGTGATCCCGGCGCGCCACGCGGCGGTGCTGGTCGTCGTCAACGCCGGAGACGATCGCGCCCTGGCTCTCTCGGGCAAGGTGCGTGACGCGCTCGTTCAAGAACTCTTGGCCGAGAACAAGCACGGCTGA
- a CDS encoding ferritin family protein — MRRRRYRDLKPQEVLALAISLEEEDARILREFARLLRANYPGAAASLDEMSVQEDTHRHRLIDMFRRKFGEEIPLVRRHDVRGFVRRDPVQALRIPSAESIRRQVALMELETARFYEKAAAHAKDAELRQLLGDLAAEERKHEDTSMTFDPDHQPASERAAEARTARQLFVLQVVQPGLAGLMDGSVSTLAPLFASAFATHNSWDAFRVGIAASVGAGISMGFAEALSDDGSLTGRGKPLLRGVVCGAMTFVGGVFHALPFLIEKFMVATAVASCVVAVELFVIAWIRNRYMDTPFLQAAFQVVVGGVLVFLSGILIGSS, encoded by the coding sequence ATGCGACGTCGACGGTACAGGGACCTGAAGCCGCAAGAGGTCCTGGCGCTGGCCATCTCCTTGGAAGAAGAGGACGCGCGGATCCTCCGGGAGTTCGCGCGGCTGCTTCGTGCGAACTATCCGGGCGCGGCGGCGTCGCTCGACGAGATGTCCGTCCAAGAAGACACGCACCGGCACCGCCTCATCGACATGTTCCGCAGGAAGTTCGGCGAGGAGATTCCGCTTGTCAGGCGGCACGACGTTCGGGGTTTCGTGCGGCGCGATCCGGTGCAGGCCCTGCGCATCCCGTCGGCCGAGAGCATCCGGCGGCAAGTCGCGCTCATGGAGCTCGAGACGGCGCGCTTCTACGAGAAGGCCGCCGCGCACGCCAAGGATGCCGAGTTGAGGCAGCTGCTCGGCGACCTCGCGGCCGAAGAGCGGAAGCACGAGGACACGTCGATGACGTTCGACCCGGATCATCAGCCGGCGTCGGAGCGCGCGGCGGAGGCGAGGACGGCGCGGCAGCTCTTCGTTCTCCAGGTCGTCCAGCCGGGGCTCGCGGGGTTGATGGACGGGTCGGTGTCGACGCTGGCGCCTCTCTTCGCGTCGGCGTTCGCGACGCACAATTCGTGGGACGCGTTCCGCGTCGGGATCGCGGCGTCGGTCGGCGCCGGGATCAGCATGGGGTTCGCCGAGGCGCTCTCGGACGACGGCAGCCTCACGGGGCGGGGGAAGCCGCTCCTGCGCGGCGTCGTGTGCGGCGCGATGACGTTCGTCGGCGGCGTGTTCCATGCGCTGCCGTTTCTCATCGAGAAGTTCATGGTCGCGACGGCGGTGGCGTCGTGCGTCGTCGCGGTCGAGCTGTTCGTCATCGCGTGGATCAGGAATCGTTACATGGACACGCCGTTCCTCCAGGCGGCGTTCCAGGTCGTCGTCGGCGGCGTGCTCGTTTTCCTCAGCGGGATCCTCATCGGAAGCTCGTAG
- a CDS encoding putative zinc-binding metallopeptidase translates to MRQLYREMDSVGLKLRPLCFLSDEWLSPGDQAAIGIPFFLAHPRLRALENRMMFEVEGGTKGWCLRLLRHEAGHALDHAYRLSRRDDWREMFGSPRTKYAPYYYEIDPKSRDFVHNVPDHYAQAHPVEDFAETFAVWLNPASRWQDRYADWPARKKIRYVDRLMKDVRRRALPKKKPVVDRDAKTIQSTLATYYERKLRLFPLGDPSSTARALKRIFRPSRAAEPDGAAVDFIRTHKRPLVDSIARFSGERRNQVARVVAGLAQICDNHRLVLRDAEEKTLVTMSTFATTLIVNRLRRHSYRVTGP, encoded by the coding sequence GTGCGCCAGCTCTATCGCGAGATGGACTCGGTCGGCCTCAAGCTCCGGCCGCTCTGCTTCCTCTCGGATGAGTGGCTGTCGCCGGGCGATCAGGCGGCGATCGGCATCCCGTTCTTCCTCGCGCACCCGCGCCTCCGTGCGCTCGAGAACCGGATGATGTTCGAGGTCGAGGGCGGCACCAAGGGGTGGTGCCTCAGACTCCTGCGCCACGAAGCCGGCCACGCGCTCGATCACGCCTACCGCCTCTCGCGCCGCGACGACTGGCGGGAGATGTTCGGCTCGCCGCGCACCAAGTACGCGCCGTACTACTACGAGATCGATCCCAAGAGCCGCGACTTCGTCCACAACGTCCCCGACCACTACGCCCAGGCTCACCCCGTCGAGGACTTCGCCGAAACCTTCGCCGTGTGGCTCAACCCCGCCTCGCGCTGGCAAGACCGCTACGCCGACTGGCCGGCGCGGAAGAAGATCCGCTACGTCGACCGCCTCATGAAGGACGTCCGCCGCCGCGCGCTTCCGAAGAAGAAGCCGGTCGTCGACCGCGACGCCAAGACGATCCAGTCGACCCTCGCGACCTATTACGAGCGCAAGCTTCGCCTCTTCCCGCTCGGCGACCCGTCGTCGACCGCGCGCGCCCTCAAGCGCATCTTCCGGCCGTCGCGCGCCGCCGAGCCCGATGGCGCCGCCGTCGATTTCATCCGCACCCACAAACGCCCGCTCGTCGACTCGATCGCGCGCTTCTCGGGCGAGCGCCGGAACCAGGTCGCCCGCGTCGTCGCCGGGCTCGCCCAGATCTGCGACAACCATCGCCTCGTGCTGCGAGACGCGGAGGAGAAGACGCTCGTCACGATGTCGACCTTCGCGACCACGCTCATCGTCAACCGCCTGCGGCGCCACAGCTACCGGGTGACCGGCCCATGA
- a CDS encoding thioredoxin domain-containing protein has product MSHPPAKTANHLAGQTSPYLLQHQYNPVDWYPWGEEALAKAKRENKPIFLSIGYAACHWCHVMEHESFENAEIAALLNASFVAIKVDREERPDLDDVYMTAVQMMTGQGGWPLNVFLTPDGRPFFGGTYFPPDDRGGMRGFPAVLGLIKDAWTTRHDEVVASAGGIAKQLASALTPAPVAADAARAGTADQARAAADLASRFDAKWGGFGGAPKFPPHASLALLLREHALRHDAFPLKMVETTLDRMARGGMYDQIGGGFARYSTDGRWLVPHFEKMLYDQALLVPVYVDAWLVTRNPLYRRVVLETLDFVRREMTAPEGGFYASLDADSEGHEGKFYVWTPAEIVAVLGPTDGPFFCATYGITPAGNFEGKNIPNLLDKPLDETLEGRVAPMKAKLLEARSRRVRPATDDKVLTSWNALMITAYARAYQAFGRAEDLRSAERATEFLKTRLTKNGRLLVSWRAGEAHLNAYLDDYAFAARAAIDLYESSFDPAELTRARALAATILARFGDGHGGFHFTSDDHEALLARSPSAYDGAIPAGSGVAAEVFARLAEHLGGEEMSKARDGVLRALAASCKRAPSAFATLLVAATYADGPVIEVAIVGAKDDPRTAALIAASRNAYFPARAVAWTAAPVEQGLPLLEHKTLLAGAPAAYVCKNRVCAAPVGTPDALKW; this is encoded by the coding sequence ATGTCCCATCCACCAGCGAAGACGGCGAACCACCTCGCCGGCCAGACGAGCCCGTACCTCCTCCAGCACCAGTACAACCCGGTCGACTGGTACCCGTGGGGCGAGGAGGCGCTCGCGAAGGCGAAGCGCGAGAACAAGCCCATCTTCCTCTCGATCGGCTACGCGGCGTGCCACTGGTGCCACGTCATGGAGCACGAGTCGTTCGAGAACGCGGAGATCGCGGCGCTCCTGAACGCATCGTTCGTCGCGATCAAGGTCGACCGCGAGGAGCGGCCCGACCTCGACGACGTCTACATGACGGCGGTCCAGATGATGACCGGCCAGGGCGGCTGGCCCTTGAACGTGTTCCTGACGCCGGACGGGCGCCCGTTCTTCGGCGGCACCTACTTTCCGCCGGACGATCGCGGCGGGATGCGCGGCTTCCCGGCCGTCCTCGGCCTCATCAAGGATGCGTGGACGACGCGCCACGACGAGGTCGTGGCGTCCGCGGGCGGGATCGCGAAGCAGCTCGCCTCGGCGCTGACGCCGGCGCCGGTCGCGGCGGACGCGGCGCGCGCGGGCACCGCCGATCAGGCGCGCGCGGCGGCCGATCTCGCTTCACGCTTCGACGCGAAGTGGGGCGGCTTCGGCGGCGCACCGAAGTTCCCTCCGCACGCGTCGCTCGCCTTGCTCCTGCGCGAGCACGCGCTCCGGCACGACGCGTTCCCCCTGAAGATGGTCGAGACGACCCTCGACCGGATGGCCCGCGGCGGGATGTACGACCAGATCGGCGGCGGCTTCGCGCGTTACTCCACCGACGGCCGCTGGCTCGTTCCCCACTTCGAGAAGATGCTCTACGACCAGGCGCTCCTCGTGCCGGTCTACGTCGACGCCTGGCTCGTCACGCGGAACCCGCTCTACCGCCGCGTCGTCCTCGAGACGCTGGACTTCGTGCGCCGCGAGATGACAGCCCCCGAAGGCGGCTTCTACGCCTCGCTCGACGCCGACAGCGAGGGCCACGAGGGCAAGTTCTACGTGTGGACGCCGGCGGAGATCGTGGCTGTCCTCGGCCCCACGGACGGTCCCTTCTTCTGCGCCACTTACGGGATCACGCCGGCGGGCAACTTCGAGGGGAAGAACATCCCCAACCTTCTGGACAAGCCGCTCGACGAGACCCTCGAGGGCCGCGTCGCGCCGATGAAGGCGAAGCTCCTCGAGGCGCGGTCGCGGCGCGTGCGCCCCGCGACCGACGACAAGGTGCTCACCTCGTGGAACGCGCTCATGATCACGGCCTACGCGCGGGCCTACCAGGCGTTCGGGCGCGCGGAGGACCTCCGCTCGGCCGAGCGCGCCACCGAATTCTTGAAGACGCGCCTCACGAAGAACGGCCGCCTCCTCGTCTCGTGGCGCGCGGGTGAGGCGCATCTGAACGCCTACCTCGACGACTACGCCTTCGCGGCGCGCGCCGCGATCGACCTCTACGAATCGTCGTTCGACCCCGCCGAGCTGACGCGCGCCCGCGCGCTCGCCGCGACGATCCTCGCGCGCTTCGGCGACGGCCACGGCGGCTTCCATTTCACCTCCGACGACCACGAGGCGCTCCTCGCCCGCTCTCCCAGCGCGTACGACGGCGCGATCCCCGCCGGCTCGGGCGTCGCCGCCGAGGTCTTCGCGCGCCTGGCCGAGCACTTGGGCGGCGAGGAGATGAGCAAGGCGCGGGACGGTGTCCTCCGGGCGCTGGCCGCGAGCTGCAAGCGTGCCCCGTCCGCCTTTGCGACGCTCCTCGTCGCCGCGACCTACGCCGACGGCCCGGTCATCGAGGTCGCGATCGTCGGCGCCAAGGACGACCCGCGCACCGCGGCGCTCATCGCCGCCTCGCGCAACGCCTACTTCCCCGCGCGCGCGGTCGCGTGGACCGCAGCGCCGGTCGAGCAGGGCCTTCCGCTCCTCGAGCACAAGACGCTCCTCGCCGGCGCTCCCGCCGCCTACGTCTGCAAGAACCGCGTGTGCGCGGCGCCGGTCGGCACTCCCGACGCTCTGAAGTGGTGA
- a CDS encoding SDR family NAD(P)-dependent oxidoreductase, which translates to MPSRLAGQVVLVTGASSGIGAATARGFAAEGAKVAILARRCDRLLAMERELRTAGAAAILTLEVDVRDADAVARAIDGLPPGWKEIEVLVNNAGLSRGLDKLQEGSLADWNEMIDTNVKGLLHVDRAVVPHMVARKRGLVIHLGSIAGRQVYPMGNVYCASKHAVRALTEGLRMDVLGTGVRVASVDPGLVVTEFSNVRFHGDDARAAAVYKGMTPLTPEDVAEIILFIATRPAHVTLAEAVVLPTDQASAIHVHRS; encoded by the coding sequence ATGCCATCGCGATTGGCCGGCCAGGTCGTCCTCGTCACCGGAGCGTCGAGCGGAATCGGCGCCGCCACCGCCCGCGGGTTCGCCGCGGAAGGGGCCAAAGTCGCGATCCTGGCGCGGCGCTGCGACCGGCTCCTAGCGATGGAGCGCGAGCTCCGGACGGCCGGGGCCGCCGCCATCCTGACCCTCGAGGTCGACGTCCGCGACGCCGACGCCGTCGCGAGGGCGATCGACGGCCTCCCCCCGGGATGGAAGGAGATCGAGGTCCTCGTCAACAACGCCGGGCTCTCACGCGGCCTCGACAAGCTCCAGGAGGGCTCGCTCGCCGACTGGAACGAGATGATCGATACCAACGTCAAAGGGTTGCTGCACGTGGACCGCGCCGTCGTGCCGCACATGGTCGCGCGTAAGCGCGGTCTCGTGATTCACTTGGGCTCGATCGCGGGGCGCCAGGTGTATCCGATGGGCAACGTCTACTGCGCGAGCAAGCACGCCGTCCGCGCCCTCACCGAGGGTCTGCGGATGGACGTGCTCGGCACCGGGGTGCGGGTCGCCAGCGTCGACCCCGGCCTCGTCGTCACCGAGTTCTCGAACGTCCGCTTCCACGGCGACGACGCGCGCGCCGCGGCGGTCTACAAGGGGATGACCCCCCTCACGCCGGAGGACGTCGCCGAGATCATCCTCTTCATCGCGACGCGCCCCGCTCACGTCACGCTCGCCGAGGCGGTCGTGCTCCCCACCGACCAGGCGTCGGCGATCCACGTGCACCGCTCGTGA
- a CDS encoding GNAT family N-acetyltransferase, with translation MTNRASRIGRVMDHPDLQLREAAPADVAGLATIRAREWGSEPYWIDRIGGYMRGEKNPQQSLAPRIVLLATEGEQLVGFIAGHLTERHACEGELEWLNVIEERRGGGIAGVLLDALAAWFAKHGAKRICVDAGPANARARTFYSKHGARELSPHWMVWDDIAAHGDR, from the coding sequence ATGACGAACAGGGCATCGCGCATCGGAAGAGTGATGGACCACCCCGACCTTCAATTGCGCGAAGCGGCCCCGGCCGATGTCGCCGGGCTCGCGACGATCCGCGCGCGCGAGTGGGGCAGCGAGCCTTACTGGATCGATCGGATCGGCGGCTACATGCGAGGCGAGAAGAATCCCCAGCAGTCTCTCGCGCCGAGAATCGTCCTCCTCGCCACCGAGGGCGAGCAGCTCGTCGGGTTCATCGCCGGGCATCTCACCGAGCGCCACGCGTGCGAAGGCGAGCTCGAGTGGCTGAACGTGATCGAGGAACGCCGCGGCGGAGGGATCGCCGGCGTTCTTCTCGACGCCCTCGCCGCATGGTTCGCGAAGCACGGGGCGAAACGGATCTGCGTCGATGCCGGTCCGGCGAACGCCCGGGCGCGAACGTTCTACTCCAAGCACGGCGCGCGCGAGCTGAGCCCGCACTGGATGGTATGGGACGACATCGCGGCACACGGTGATCGATGA
- a CDS encoding TIGR00266 family protein, translated as MHEVDYEIFGDDMQYVEVELDPQEAALAEAGGLMYMEDGIAMQTIFGDGSKPSGGFMDALLGAGKRILIGESMFMTAFMNQGQGKKRLAFAAPYPGKIIPVNLGEIGGELICQKDSFLCAAKGVSLGIAFQKRLGVGFFGGEGFIMERLQGDGWCFLNAGGAIKERVLGPGELLRIDTGCIVGFVPTVDYDIQMIGGVKTALFGGEGLFFATLRGPGKVWIQSLPLSRLAGRIYAAAPQTGRGGREEGSLLGGLGRLLDGDNS; from the coding sequence ATGCACGAGGTGGACTACGAGATCTTCGGCGACGACATGCAGTACGTCGAAGTCGAGCTCGACCCGCAGGAAGCGGCGCTCGCCGAAGCCGGCGGGCTCATGTACATGGAAGACGGGATCGCGATGCAGACGATCTTCGGCGACGGCTCGAAGCCCTCGGGCGGCTTCATGGACGCCCTCCTCGGCGCGGGCAAGCGCATCCTCATCGGCGAGTCGATGTTCATGACCGCCTTCATGAACCAAGGGCAGGGGAAGAAGCGTCTCGCCTTCGCCGCCCCTTACCCCGGCAAGATCATCCCGGTGAACCTCGGTGAGATCGGCGGCGAGCTGATCTGCCAGAAGGACTCGTTCCTCTGCGCCGCGAAGGGCGTCAGCCTCGGCATCGCCTTCCAGAAGCGCCTCGGCGTCGGCTTCTTCGGCGGAGAAGGCTTCATCATGGAGCGCCTGCAAGGCGACGGCTGGTGCTTCTTGAACGCGGGCGGAGCGATCAAGGAGCGCGTGCTCGGCCCCGGCGAGCTGCTGCGCATCGACACCGGTTGCATCGTCGGCTTCGTCCCGACCGTCGATTACGACATCCAGATGATCGGCGGCGTCAAGACGGCGCTCTTCGGCGGCGAGGGTCTCTTCTTCGCGACGCTGCGCGGGCCCGGCAAGGTGTGGATCCAGTCGCTCCCGCTCTCGCGTCTCGCGGGCCGAATCTACGCCGCGGCGCCGCAGACGGGAAGGGGCGGACGCGAAGAGGGTTCGCTCCTCGGCGGTCTGGGAAGACTGCTCGACGGGGACAACAGCTAG
- a CDS encoding SGNH/GDSL hydrolase family protein: protein MTSKVVVLGLVLAASVPAWGQSVSGTAFDDRNGNGIQDAGEPSLPSVQVEVYGTRDVGGAFDQAVTTGADGKFAFSPGNGCYLILAADPAGWRGSFSRFDSVSVPTPGYVVPVGFSRFAKFDHAIGALKTGSYRYTAMGDSIAANFNVCFDTSSFYYAKQEQSRLGCTGGITVALDQAAVSGQKTDDLLVDDTADNNNVFRVMAMVPPPSLITISMIGNDLRDVDPSGTPTQAQINKAVDEILDSRENLQEVLSAFTSQIPGADISLNTLYDNLAYNCYSGDSTAFHRAWLPIVNRILRDLAWGQARRASVNEVAAEFAHEDQNVQCTGFDGMICRDAFNLDDIHPTMTGYTIIREKVWEAGGGANLGPKDTGTQRTSITNANYGYLKRIRRLLPTKSQAANGGTVANPSAAFDDADGGATASIQLGIGQEEVRVTGFPDYYDEDQIVKVVAGVRYRTSGTVTDDFYRIEASPTGTFRAPAGYSYTTTNWNFYTPIVGGGGPNQPASNADYPTEKLLALPNVPTLREVSATLTKNPALPPGAGEYDWPAITRSDIATTAIRVVSAPVASTAGDAYQVELDAAWLDLYGWQKPRPGEVTNLTEAKLPDGTIDVAFNPLASAQRYNVYWGRLDTLRSGAYDHGTNGPVAPSCAATTQDAGGGRLEVAFGPGQQPGVDAYILVTAHVDNVESPAGTRSDLTEIDRSQSVCN from the coding sequence ATGACGTCGAAGGTGGTCGTGCTGGGGCTCGTCCTCGCCGCGTCGGTTCCCGCCTGGGGACAATCGGTTTCGGGGACGGCGTTCGACGACCGGAACGGGAACGGGATCCAGGACGCCGGCGAGCCCTCGCTCCCGTCCGTCCAGGTCGAGGTCTACGGGACGCGCGACGTCGGGGGCGCGTTCGATCAGGCGGTCACGACCGGGGCCGACGGCAAGTTCGCGTTTTCGCCGGGGAACGGCTGCTACCTCATCCTGGCCGCCGATCCCGCGGGCTGGCGCGGCTCGTTCTCCCGCTTCGACTCGGTCAGCGTTCCGACGCCCGGCTACGTGGTACCGGTCGGCTTCTCGCGGTTCGCGAAGTTCGACCATGCGATTGGGGCCCTCAAGACGGGGAGTTACCGCTACACCGCGATGGGGGACAGCATCGCCGCGAACTTCAACGTCTGCTTCGACACGTCGTCGTTCTACTACGCGAAGCAGGAGCAGAGCCGGCTCGGCTGTACGGGTGGAATCACGGTGGCCCTCGACCAGGCGGCGGTGAGCGGACAGAAGACCGACGACCTCCTCGTCGACGACACGGCGGACAACAACAACGTCTTCCGCGTGATGGCGATGGTCCCGCCGCCATCCCTGATCACGATCTCGATGATCGGGAACGATCTGCGGGACGTGGACCCTTCGGGGACGCCGACGCAGGCCCAGATCAACAAGGCGGTCGACGAGATTCTCGACTCGCGCGAGAACCTGCAAGAGGTCCTCTCGGCCTTCACCTCGCAGATCCCCGGTGCCGACATCTCGCTCAACACCCTTTACGACAACCTCGCCTACAACTGCTACTCGGGAGACTCGACCGCCTTCCACCGGGCGTGGCTGCCGATCGTCAACCGCATCCTCCGCGATCTCGCGTGGGGCCAGGCGCGCCGCGCGTCGGTCAACGAGGTCGCCGCCGAGTTCGCGCACGAAGACCAGAACGTCCAGTGCACCGGCTTCGACGGGATGATCTGCCGCGACGCCTTCAACCTCGACGACATCCATCCCACGATGACCGGCTACACGATCATCCGCGAGAAGGTGTGGGAAGCGGGGGGCGGTGCCAACCTCGGGCCGAAGGACACCGGGACCCAGCGCACCTCGATCACGAACGCCAACTACGGCTACCTCAAGCGCATCCGCCGCCTCCTGCCGACGAAGTCGCAGGCGGCGAACGGCGGCACCGTGGCGAACCCGTCGGCCGCCTTCGACGACGCCGACGGCGGCGCGACCGCGTCGATCCAGCTCGGCATCGGCCAGGAGGAGGTTCGCGTCACCGGCTTCCCCGACTACTACGACGAGGACCAGATCGTGAAGGTCGTCGCCGGCGTGCGCTATCGCACCTCCGGCACCGTCACCGACGATTTCTACCGCATCGAGGCGTCGCCGACCGGCACGTTTCGCGCGCCGGCCGGCTACAGCTACACGACGACGAACTGGAACTTCTACACGCCGATCGTCGGCGGCGGCGGCCCGAACCAGCCTGCCTCGAACGCCGACTATCCGACGGAGAAGCTCCTGGCGCTGCCCAACGTCCCCACGCTCCGCGAGGTCTCCGCGACGCTGACGAAGAACCCGGCGCTCCCGCCCGGCGCGGGGGAGTACGACTGGCCGGCGATCACGCGCTCCGACATCGCGACGACCGCGATCCGCGTCGTGTCCGCCCCCGTGGCGAGCACCGCAGGCGATGCGTATCAGGTCGAGCTGGACGCGGCGTGGCTCGATCTCTACGGCTGGCAGAAGCCGCGCCCGGGAGAGGTGACGAACCTCACCGAGGCCAAGCTCCCCGACGGCACGATCGACGTCGCGTTCAACCCGCTCGCCTCGGCGCAGCGCTACAACGTCTACTGGGGACGCCTCGACACGCTCAGGAGCGGCGCGTACGACCACGGCACGAATGGGCCGGTCGCCCCGTCGTGCGCGGCGACGACGCAAGATGCCGGCGGCGGCCGCCTCGAGGTCGCCTTCGGGCCCGGGCAGCAGCCCGGCGTCGACGCCTACATCCTCGTCACCGCCCATGTCGACAACGTCGAATCGCCCGCCGGCACCCGCTCCGATCTCACCGAGATCGATCGCAGCCAGAGCGTGTGTAACTAA
- a CDS encoding cache domain-containing protein — MRRFAISLALAVAVAMIVTASMPARAQMQDQHPYGTGPEAKAMLEKAVAALKQNKEKALEMFNKGEGGFRDRDLYVFCADATDGKLTAHPYLKGEPLQDIVGKKGFPLGKAIMDTAVEGKIQEVTYWWPRPGGDKPLEKHTYFTKVVGQNCGVGFYKD, encoded by the coding sequence ATGCGCCGATTCGCGATCTCGCTCGCACTAGCTGTCGCCGTCGCAATGATCGTCACGGCTTCGATGCCGGCGCGCGCCCAGATGCAGGATCAACATCCCTACGGGACCGGCCCCGAAGCGAAGGCGATGCTCGAGAAAGCGGTGGCCGCGCTGAAGCAGAACAAGGAGAAGGCCCTGGAGATGTTCAACAAGGGCGAGGGCGGCTTCAGGGACCGCGACCTCTACGTCTTCTGCGCCGACGCGACGGATGGGAAGCTCACCGCGCACCCCTACCTCAAGGGCGAGCCTCTTCAGGACATTGTCGGGAAGAAGGGTTTCCCCCTCGGCAAGGCGATCATGGACACCGCCGTCGAGGGGAAGATCCAAGAGGTGACGTACTGGTGGCCTCGCCCCGGCGGCGACAAACCCCTCGAGAAGCACACCTACTTCACGAAGGTCGTCGGTCAGAACTGCGGCGTCGGGTTCTACAAGGACTAA